One part of the Papaver somniferum cultivar HN1 unplaced genomic scaffold, ASM357369v1 unplaced-scaffold_123, whole genome shotgun sequence genome encodes these proteins:
- the LOC113331047 gene encoding uncharacterized protein LOC113331047 — MATPKDLASPELNTQPFYIQLEEKIELKPTLLNSFPKFHGLAGEDPNRHLQEFHMVLVSVKPRDVETDNAMLRAFPFSLVDMAKEWFYSLPAGSINTWTGMKKLFLEKYFPASKVAKIIKEICGIIQMAGETLYEYWERYKRLCRSCPHHQITEQLIIQYFYEGLLLNDRTMIDAASGGALVDKTSAQARDLIENMAFNSQQFSSRAETLVKKVNEVGEASHMEQRMCNMKRMMQQISAVIVPSYANKQAAASSTFNQQGGYQFMKGHQQETQGISVDEKFTLMMQGMQEISKSVQGFNQFQQKYEMAMRDVQNQVSQLANDINLLKAQGSGKIPSQPLNHKENVNAIELRSGKQVKQPTTSQETHGLVLEQEEDETAPNKDDLVTNSHSKPLVSTNVTPPFPSRFAKSKKETLYKEIYEIFKNI; from the exons ATGGCAACACCCAAGGATCTTGCATCACCAGAATTGAACACTCAACCCTTCTATATTCAATTGGAGGAAAAAATTGAGCTGAAACCTACTTTGCTCAACTCATTTCCTAAGTTCCATGGATTGGCAGGAGAAGATCCAAACCGTCATCTCCAAGAATTCCACATGGTACTTGTAAGTGTGAAACCAAGGGACGTTGAAACCGATAACGCTATGCTTAGAGCATTCCCATTTTCTCTTGTGGATATGGCCAAGGAGTGGTTTTACAGTCTCCCAGCAGGTAGTATTAATACATGGACCGGTATGAAGAAACTATTTCTTGAGAAGTACTTTCCTGCATCCAAGGTAGCAAAAATCATAAAAGAGATATGTGGCATTATTCAAATGGCAGGTGAGACTTTGTATGAGtattgggagcgatacaagagattatgTCGAAGTTGTCCACATCACCAAATTACGGAGCAACTTATCATCCAATATTTCTATGAAGGACTCTTATTAAATGATAGGACAATGATTGATGCTGCAAGTGGTGGAGCTTTAGTTGACAAGACATCCGCACAAGCAAGAGATTTGATTGAGAATATGGCATTCAATTCGCAACAATTTTCCTCCCGAGCAGAAACACTTGTCAAGAAGGTTAATGAGGTTGGTGAAGCTTCTCATATGGAACAAAGGATGTGTAATATGAAGAGGATGATGCAACAAATTTCTGCAGTGATTGTTCCATC ttatgccaacaagcaagctgCAGCAAGTTCTACTTTCAATCAACAAGGAGGGTACCAATTCATGAAAGGACACCAACAAGAAACTCAAGGCATAAGTGTGGATGAGAAATTCACTCTTATGATGCAAGGGATGCAAGAGATTTCGAAGTCAGTGCAAGGGTTCAACCAATTCCAACAGAAATACGAGATGGCTATGAGAGATGTGCAAAACCAAGTTAGTCAATTGGCTAATGATATAAATCTACTCAAAGCTCAAGGGTCTGGAAAGATTCCTTCACAACCATTGAACCATAAGGAGAATGTCAATGCTATTGAGCTAAGAAGTGGGAAGCAAGTTAAGCAACCGACAACATCACAGGAAACTCATGGACTTGTTTTGGAACAAGAAGAGGACGAAACAGCTCCTAACAAGGATGATTTGGTAACAAACTCTCActctaaacctcttgtttctacTAATGTCACTCCACCTTTTCCTAGTAGGTTCGCAAAGTCAAAGAAGGAGACGCTATACAAAGAGATCTATGAGATATTCAAGAACATCTAA